CGCGAGCCCCGCACCGCGACCGCCCGGCCCCGGCCCGCGTTCGCAGGGCCCCCGGCCCGTGTCCCGAGGGTCCCACGGCCCGTGTCCGCAGGGCCCCCGGCCCGTGTCCGCAGGGGTCAGGCCGGCCGGCTCAGTCGGTCGCCGCCCGAGAGGATCGCCCCCGCCAAAGCCTCCGCGGCCGGGGTCGACCGGTGTCCCTGGAGCAACGCGAACTCGACCGGCCCCAGTTCCGGCAGCCCGCCCACCCGGACCAGGCCCGGCGGGATCAGCCCGCGGGTGTGCGCCATCACGCCGAGCCCCGCCCGGGCCGCCGCGATCAGGCCGCTCAGGCTGCCGCTCGTACACGCGATCCGCCAGGCCCGCCCGTCCCGCTCCAGGACCTCCAGGGCCCGTGCGCGGGTGATTCCCGGCGGCGGGAAGACGATCAGCGGAACAGGACGCTCGGGGTCCAGCCGCAGCCCCTCCGCGCCGATCCACACCATCCGGTCCCGCCACACCAGCCGACCCCGCTCGTCCCCCCGACCGCGCCGCTTGGCCAACACGAGGTCCAGTCGCCCCGCGTCCAGCCGCTCGTGCAAGGTGCCCGACAGCTCGACCGAGAGCTCCAGGTCCACCTCGGGGTGCTCGTGCCGGAACCCCTCCAGCACCTCCGGCAGCCGGGTCAGCACGAAGTCCTCCGACGCCCCGAACCGCAGCCGCCCCCGCAGCCGGGTCCCGGAGAAGAAGGCCGCCGCCCGCTCGTGCGCCTCCAGGATCGTGCGGGCGAAACCCAAGAGGGCCTCACCGTCCTCCGTCAGCTCCACACTGTGCGTGTCCCGGACGAACAGCGGCCTGCCGGTGGCGTCCTCCAGCCTCCGGACGTGCTGGCTGACCGTCGACTGCCGTACGCCGAGCCGTCCCGCCGCCTGCGTGAAGCTGAGCGTCTGGGCCACCGTGAGGAACGTGCGCAACTGAACCGGGTCGTACATGCCGTTCATGGCCCCACGCTATCGCTGTTCGTGATGACAGTCAGTTCGGTATGCGGGTTTCCCGATCACTGCCCGGTGCCCGACGATGAAGGAGGCCAGGCGTCCCGCGCCGAGCCCCCTCCCGACGTCCCGCCGCGACCCGCCGAGCCCCGAGGCGGTCAGGCCCCGAGAACGAATGAGCACCGCGCCCATGCGACGCCCCCACCCACCCTCCTGGCTGCCCCTGGACCCGTACGTCCTGGCCCTGCTGGGCACCGTCGGCCTCGCCGCCCTGCTGCCCGCCCGCGGGCAGGCCGCCGGCGTCGCGCAGGGCGCCACCACCGCGGCCGTGGCCCTGCTCTTCTTCCTCTACGGAGCCCGACTCTCCACCCGCGAGGCCTTCGACGGGCTGCGCCACTGGCGGCTCCACCTGACCGTGCTCGTCTGCACCTTCGTGCTCTTCCCGCTGCTCGGCCTGGCCGCCGGCGCCCTCGTCCCGAGCGTCCTGACGCCCCCGCTCCACAGCGGTCTGCTCTTCCTCTGCCTGGTTCCCTCCACCATCCAGTCCTCCATCACCTTCACCTCGCTCGCCCGCGGCAACGTGCCCGCCGCGATCTGCGCCGGGTCCTTCTCCAGCCTCGCCGGCATCTTCCTCACCCCCCTGCTCGCCGCCGCGCTGTTGGGCAACAGCGCGGGCGGCTTCTCCCTCGACTCCCTGCGGAAGATCGCCCTCCAGCTCCTGCTGCCCTTCGTGCTCGGGCAACTGATGCGGCCCCGGCTCGGCGGTTTCCTCCTGCGCCACAAGAAGGTGCTGGGTCGCGTGGACCGGGGCTCGATCCTGCTCGTCGTCTACACCGCGTTCGGCGCGGGCATGGTGGCCGGCATCTGGCACCAGGTCAGCGCCCTGCGACTGGGCGCCCTGATGGCGGTGGAGGCCGTGCTCCTCGCGGTGATGCTCCTGGTCACCTGGTACGGGGCGAAGCGCCTCGGATTCGGCCGGGAGGACCGGATCGCCATCCAGTTCGCCGGGTCGAAGAAGAGCCTCGCCGCCGGACTCCCCATGGCCGGCGTGCTGTTCGGCGCCCACGCGAGCCTCGCCGTGCTCCCGCTCATGCTGTTCCACCAGATGCAGCTGATGGTCTGCGCGGTACTCGCGCGCCGGCGCGCCCGTGACGCCGACCCCGAACTCCCCGCCGAACGTGTGGCGGAGGTCTCCCGGCCGGCCCGACACCCCGCGCCGCGGGCCCGGTAGCGTGCGGCGGTGACCTGGATACGCCCGCTCGCCGCCCACGCCGAACGACCCTGCACCCTGGTGGTCTGCCGGGGCTGCTGCTGCGGGGACCCCCGCAAGAACCCCGGCTCCGACCACGCGGGCCAACTCGCCCGGCTGCGCGAGGCCGCCGCCGCCTCGGGCGGCCGCCTCGCCGTCCGTACAAGCGACTGCCTCGGCCCCTGCGCCCAGGCCAACGTCATCGTGGTCCAACCCACGAGCGAGGCCCGCCGCAAGGGCGCCCGCGCGGCCTGGTTCGGCTGGGCCCTGGACGACACCGCGACCGACGAGATCATCGCGTGGGCCGAGGCCGGCGGCCCCGGAGCCACCCCGCTCCCGGCGACGCTCGACCTGCACCGCATCGATCCCCCGGAGCCGAAGCAGACCCCGACCCGACGCGGCCGCCGAGGACGTTGACGGGCGAGGGGCCCAACGGGTGAGGGCGTCGACGGGACGGGGCGTCGACGGCGGGGGACGGGTGGCCGGCGCCGGGTGACGCGCCGCTACAGGCTCACGCGCTGCTCGCCCGCGTAGATGTTCATGTCCGGCCCGCGCAGGAAGCCCACCAGCGTCAGCCCCGTCTCCACCGCGAGGTCCACCGCCAGCGAGGACGGCGCCGAGACCGCCGCAAGCACCGGTATCCCCGCCATCACCGCCTTCTGCGCCAGCTCGAACGAGGCCCGCCCCGACACCAGCAGCACCGAGCCGGACAGCGGCAACCGACCGGCCTGCAACGCCCGACCGACGATCTTGTCGACGGCGTTGTGCCGCCCCACGTCCTCCCGGAGGTCGATCAGCTCTCCCTCCGCGGAGAACAGGCCCGCCGCGTGGAGTCCTCCCGTACGGTCGAAGACCTTCTGGGCCGCGCGCAGCCGGTCCGGCAGTAGGGACAGCAGTTCCGCGCTCACCCGGACCGGGTCGGCGCCGATCCCCGGGAACCGACTCGCCGTACGCACCGCGTCCAGGCTCGCCTTCCCGCACAGACCGCAGGAGGACGTCGTGTAGACGTTGCGCTCCAGCGTGATGTCCGGCACCGGCACCCCGGCCGCGAGCTGCACGTTCACCACGTTGTACGTGTTCGAACCGTCCGCGGTCGCCCCCTCGCAGTAGGTGACGGCCTGGACGTCCGAGGCGTGCGCCAGCACGCCCTCGCTCACCAGGAAGCCCACCGCCAGCGCGAAGTCGTCGCCCGGCGTGCGCATCGTGATGGCCAGCGGTTTGCCGTTCAACCGGATCTCCAGCGGCTCCTCGGCCACCAGCGTGTCCGGGCGGGCCCCCGCCACGCCGCCGCGGATCCGGACGACGCGACGGCGTTCGGTGACCCGTCCCATGTGATCAGTCCACCGTTCGTTCTTCGTCGTGCAGCTGACGGGCCCATTCTCGCGGATCCGCCGTCGCGGACGCCCCCGGCAGGAGGATCCTCGGAATTCTCCAAATTCAGGTGCCTTAATCCTGTCGGGTCACGCGCACACGTACCCACCGGTAGCAGGCAAAGCTGGGTGATCCTGA
This region of Streptomyces sp. NBC_00513 genomic DNA includes:
- a CDS encoding LysR family transcriptional regulator, which translates into the protein MYDPVQLRTFLTVAQTLSFTQAAGRLGVRQSTVSQHVRRLEDATGRPLFVRDTHSVELTEDGEALLGFARTILEAHERAAAFFSGTRLRGRLRFGASEDFVLTRLPEVLEGFRHEHPEVDLELSVELSGTLHERLDAGRLDLVLAKRRGRGDERGRLVWRDRMVWIGAEGLRLDPERPVPLIVFPPPGITRARALEVLERDGRAWRIACTSGSLSGLIAAARAGLGVMAHTRGLIPPGLVRVGGLPELGPVEFALLQGHRSTPAAEALAGAILSGGDRLSRPA
- a CDS encoding bile acid:sodium symporter family protein, with protein sequence MRRPHPPSWLPLDPYVLALLGTVGLAALLPARGQAAGVAQGATTAAVALLFFLYGARLSTREAFDGLRHWRLHLTVLVCTFVLFPLLGLAAGALVPSVLTPPLHSGLLFLCLVPSTIQSSITFTSLARGNVPAAICAGSFSSLAGIFLTPLLAAALLGNSAGGFSLDSLRKIALQLLLPFVLGQLMRPRLGGFLLRHKKVLGRVDRGSILLVVYTAFGAGMVAGIWHQVSALRLGALMAVEAVLLAVMLLVTWYGAKRLGFGREDRIAIQFAGSKKSLAAGLPMAGVLFGAHASLAVLPLMLFHQMQLMVCAVLARRRARDADPELPAERVAEVSRPARHPAPRAR
- a CDS encoding (2Fe-2S) ferredoxin domain-containing protein; protein product: MTWIRPLAAHAERPCTLVVCRGCCCGDPRKNPGSDHAGQLARLREAAAASGGRLAVRTSDCLGPCAQANVIVVQPTSEARRKGARAAWFGWALDDTATDEIIAWAEAGGPGATPLPATLDLHRIDPPEPKQTPTRRGRRGR
- the fdhD gene encoding formate dehydrogenase accessory sulfurtransferase FdhD produces the protein MGRVTERRRVVRIRGGVAGARPDTLVAEEPLEIRLNGKPLAITMRTPGDDFALAVGFLVSEGVLAHASDVQAVTYCEGATADGSNTYNVVNVQLAAGVPVPDITLERNVYTTSSCGLCGKASLDAVRTASRFPGIGADPVRVSAELLSLLPDRLRAAQKVFDRTGGLHAAGLFSAEGELIDLREDVGRHNAVDKIVGRALQAGRLPLSGSVLLVSGRASFELAQKAVMAGIPVLAAVSAPSSLAVDLAVETGLTLVGFLRGPDMNIYAGEQRVSL